One segment of Pleomorphomonas sp. PLEO DNA contains the following:
- a CDS encoding transporter substrate-binding domain-containing protein, which yields MRVSNTLTGTILAVLFCAVGFVWPGVDARAADVDYPQIVPLAAGPISGANPPSIRFVTSDDFPPFNFIDGSGLITGFNVEVARAICTRLAIPCTVQVRPFSLLLETVRDNKADAIAAGVADTPALRRNLAYSVPYFREPARFVRRWPALVEPSPRTLSGKSVGVVAGSRYADFIRDFFPAAKPRTVGGETELFALLKAGEVDAVFTGAVGASFWLAGPAAHGCCAFSGGAYTEPAYFGDGMKIAFAADNLALKASIDGALRALDADGTLADLALRFFPESLY from the coding sequence ATGCGCGTATCAAACACCTTGACCGGCACGATCCTGGCCGTTCTTTTCTGTGCCGTAGGTTTTGTTTGGCCCGGTGTGGATGCGCGGGCCGCGGACGTCGACTACCCCCAGATCGTTCCGCTCGCGGCCGGACCGATTAGCGGAGCGAATCCGCCGTCCATCCGCTTCGTGACGTCCGACGATTTCCCACCGTTCAACTTCATCGATGGTTCGGGCCTGATCACCGGCTTCAACGTCGAAGTCGCCCGGGCCATCTGCACGCGGCTCGCTATTCCCTGCACCGTGCAGGTGCGGCCGTTCTCCCTATTGCTGGAGACGGTACGCGACAACAAGGCTGACGCCATCGCCGCAGGCGTCGCCGACACGCCGGCGCTGCGTCGCAACCTCGCCTATTCCGTTCCCTACTTCCGCGAGCCGGCTCGCTTCGTTCGCCGATGGCCGGCGCTGGTGGAGCCATCGCCGCGCACGCTCTCGGGCAAGTCGGTCGGCGTCGTTGCCGGCAGCCGCTACGCCGATTTCATCCGCGATTTCTTTCCGGCAGCAAAGCCGCGCACCGTCGGCGGCGAGACAGAGCTGTTCGCGCTGCTCAAAGCCGGCGAGGTCGATGCCGTTTTCACCGGTGCCGTTGGCGCCTCGTTCTGGCTGGCCGGGCCCGCCGCTCATGGTTGCTGTGCCTTCTCCGGCGGCGCCTACACCGAACCGGCCTATTTTGGCGACGGCATGAAGATCGCCTTCGCCGCCGACAACCTGGCGCTCAAAGCCAGCATAGACGGCGCGCTACGCGCGCTCGATGCCGACGGCACACTCGCCGATCTCGCCTTGCGCTTCTTCCCCGAAAGCCTTTACTGA